DNA from candidate division WOR-3 bacterium:
TCTCGGGTCTTTTAAACGAAGATGTCTTCGGCCGGGAGAAAAAGGTTTCGCAGACCAACCTCTTTGCCTTAGAGATTGACACCAAGGATGTGATCTTGAAAAAGAAGAATGAGATCAAGGAGAAGATTGAATGGTTTTTGCGCTTTGCCGATATCACCGGGCAGAAGACTGAAGATTTTATTGAATCGGCAACGATGAATCCGGCATTTGAAGAGTCCGCGATGTTTGAGAAGATGGTTGATTTGATGTTTGAGGATAAATACGAAATCTATGTCTTTGATACCGCACCGACCGCTAATGCGAGAAGACTACTTGGGATGTCAAAGGTCTATACCTTATGGGTGGAGAAGATGCTGGCAAGTCGAAAGGAAGCGGAGGAGTTGCGAAAGAAATTGACATTTACCAAAAAGGAAGAGAAAGACCCACTTTTGACCTATCTCCTTTCCTTTAAGGAGCGGATCGAACGGGTCCACCAACTTTTAACCAATCCTTCTCTCACCGCCTTCTTCTTTGTCACTCT
Protein-coding regions in this window:
- a CDS encoding ArsA family ATPase; protein product: MIKKGLSDFFNQNPNLKYLFFGGKGGVGKTVLAGITALYLSEKGKRVLLVSTNPVHSLSGLLNEDVFGREKKVSQTNLFALEIDTKDVILKKKNEIKEKIEWFLRFADITGQKTEDFIESATMNPAFEESAMFEKMVDLMFEDKYEIYVFDTAPTANARRLLGMSKVYTLWVEKMLASRKEAEELRKKLTFTKKEEKDPLLTYLLSFKERIERVHQLLTNPSLTAFFFVTLPEALPIAVIRRFIGWFKDFGIPVGGVIVNRVIDKKQVKEDAPEFVLNRITMQERYLNEINSSFENVLGILPEMANEIRGVDKLKEAMTYLFSH